In Prunus dulcis chromosome 2, ALMONDv2, whole genome shotgun sequence, a single genomic region encodes these proteins:
- the LOC117618202 gene encoding uncharacterized protein LOC117618202, with protein MIWLSLWKLKEPEVHLDGSDEVVVSVIMQPWLQVKEFGIQLVQHLQEGNTNMMTVSTDSSYYPSVKSGDSSYQPGVYLLFRRNKRIQDPIWFNKILEDSDDEDTTVKEEEQHYDQTIAVTTGSNESGGLRGWKGKVLISAACFFLTLSLIARSSLSHKKKRQSTSRG; from the exons ATGATATGGTTAAGCCTCTGGAAGTTGAAGGAGCCGGAGGTTCACTTAGATGGTAGCGATGAAGTGGTTGTTTCAGTAATTATGCAACCTTGGCTTCAGGTCAAGGAGTTTGGCATCCAGCTTGTGCAGCACCTGCAAGAAGGGAATACTAATATGATGACTGTTTCCACAGATTCTTCTTATTATCCATCTGTCAAGAGTGGAGATTCTTCTTATCAGCCAGGAGTATACTTGCTTTTCCGCAGAAATAAACGAATACAAGATCCCATTTGGTTTAATAAGATCCTTGAGGACTCTGATGATGAAGATACAACGG tcaaagaagaagagcaaCATTATGATCAGACAATTGCAGTCACGACAGGCAGCAATGAATCCGGCGGCCTCCGTGGCTGGAAGGGGAAGGTGCTCATCTCCGCAGCTTGCTTCTTTCTCACGCTTTCTCTCATCGCCCGGtcttctctctcacacaaaaAAAAGCGACAGTCAACAAGCCGTGGATAA